CCGCTCGGAGCGCGACGCGGGTTTTTCAGCAAGCTCCTAGGGGCACCATTTCGAAGCCAACCCTGGTAGGCTAACGCGCCATGGATCTCGCCGCCCCCGTTCACGCCGCACGCAACTGGTCGAATCACTTCTTCATCGAAATGGGCCGCTTCGCCACCCTCCTGTGGCGGGTGTTGGTCTGGACCCCTCGGCCGCCCTACGACTGGCGCCAGCTGCTCACCCAGATGGTGCGAGTGGGGGTGCAGTCGGTACCGGTGGTCCTGCTCACCGCCATGTTCACCGGCATGGTGATGGCGTTGCAGAGCTTCCGGGTGCTGGTGCGCTTCAGCGCCGAGGGCTACGTCGGCTCGCTGGTGGCGCTGTCCATGGTGCGCGAGCTGGCGCCGGTGCTGGGAGCGCTGATGATCGCCGGCCGCTGCGGCTCCGCCATGGGCGCCGAGCTGGGCACCATGCGGGTCACCGAGCAGATCGACGCCCTGGAAGTGCTGGCCACCGACCCCATCCACTACCTGGTGGTGCCGCGGGTATGGGCCACGGTGCTGATGCTGCCCATGCTGATCATCCTAGCGGACGGCCTGGGGATCGTCGGCGGCTACCTGGTGTCGGTGGTGATGATGGGCTCGAATCCCGTCACCTACATCTCCAACAGCTTTCAATACATGGAGATGAACGACCTCATGTCGGGCCTGATCAAAGCCGCGGTCTTCGGGCTCCTGATCTCGGTCATCGGCTGTCAGAAGGG
This Acidobacteriota bacterium DNA region includes the following protein-coding sequences:
- a CDS encoding ABC transporter permease; protein product: MDLAAPVHAARNWSNHFFIEMGRFATLLWRVLVWTPRPPYDWRQLLTQMVRVGVQSVPVVLLTAMFTGMVMALQSFRVLVRFSAEGYVGSLVALSMVRELAPVLGALMIAGRCGSAMGAELGTMRVTEQIDALEVLATDPIHYLVVPRVWATVLMLPMLIILADGLGIVGGYLVSVVMMGSNPVTYISNSFQYMEMNDLMSGLIKAAVFGLLISVIGCQKGFYTTGGAAGVGRSTTQAVVLASISVLIVDFFLTKILF